A window from Melitaea cinxia chromosome 5, ilMelCinx1.1, whole genome shotgun sequence encodes these proteins:
- the LOC123653500 gene encoding late secretory pathway protein AVL9 homolog: MSFINEPVLNIIVVGFHHKKGCQVEHCYPELVPGRPSELPPAWRYLPALALPDGSHNYLSDIIFFSLPGLTEPAHTVYGISCFRQIPLEQVAQKTEDMTRSSVQKSVCVICRVPLFGRLAVKMELVVRAWFLQGDFSQTKLLEDAYKHLNSCPVQIDQAFEGFSVQKLVENWRHKALLLFKLLLLRRKVLIYGSPAGALSAALLTLVSLLPRCLEYGLSQSANVVLSRPLSPIPIVQEDKKLDAIGDNINSLKETLINGTSQSEEELSPKESGNLLEEKDSVSRQSFDESILTDVVDRQEFSPGREKCHSIGEKYKTQKSVPEAQQSPTMARDMSVDGLYNLTGQIDQTECGFPLPLFEDGYICLPYLSLQYLDLLSDSAVHGFVVGASNVLFKQKRQLFDVLVEVNEMRIETADMSLRRQLTLGTEDLRFADHVVRHGSTQGDTWIRDQFASYLIYLLRTSLLPEGSREIEGYNAQFMTAFKLTPAYEKWLKDTNDADVEAFMNLTPIHPFSGQLSVADMKLKLAHTMSTTEGGRKVSAAVASTGRAVASTSRAVGGALSHARGALTGWWSALTAPPP; encoded by the exons atgtcgTTTATAAATGAACCtgttttgaatattattgtGGTGGGCTTCCATCATAAGAAAGGTTGTCAG GTCGAACATTGTTACCCCGAATTGGTCCCTGGACGTCCGTCGGAACTTCCACCTGCTTGGCGCTATTTACCTGCGCTTGCTTTGCCAGATGGGTCTCACAATTACCTTtcagatataatattttttagtttaccAGGGTTAACTGAACCAGCACATACAGTTTATGGTATATCATGTTTTCGACAGATACCACTGgag CAAGTAGCCCAAAAAACAGAAGATATGACACGAAGTTCAGTCCagaaaagtgtgtgtgtgattTGTCGGGTCCCTCTTTTTGGACGCCTCGCTGTGAAAATGGAGTTAGTTGTAAGAGCGTGGTTTTTGCAAGGAGATTTCTCACAGACAAAACTCCTTGAAGATGCTTATAAGCATCTTAACAGTTGTCCAGTTCAAATTGATCAAGCTTTTGAAG GTTTTTCTGTTCAAAAGTTGGTAGAAAATTGGCGACATAAGGCTTTACTACTattcaagttattattattaagaagaaAAGTACTTATATATGGGTCTCCAGCTGGGGCATTATCTGCAGCCTTGTTGACACTTGTGTCCCTTCTGCCACGCTGCTTAGAGTACGGATTGTCTCAATCTGCTAATGTTGT tcttTCAAGGCCATTATCTCCAATTCCTATTGTACAGGAAGATAAAAAATTGGATGCCATAGGTGATAATATTAATTCCTTAAAAGAAACTCTAATTAATGGAACAAGCCAATCTGAAGAAGAACTTTCCCCTAAAGAGAGTGGCAATTTGTTGGAAGAAAAAGACAGTGTCAGTCGGCAGAGTTTTGATGAGTCAATTTTAACAGATGTTGTTGATAGGCAGGAATTTTCACCTGGAAGGGAAAAGTGTCACAGCATtggtgaaaaatataaaacacaaaaatctGTACCAGAAGCTCAGCAAAGTCCTACAATGGCTAGGGATATGAGTGTAGATGGGTTGTATAATTTAACTGGACAAATTGATCAAACTGAGTGCGGATTTCCCCTACCACTGTTTGAAGATGGTTACATTTGTTTACCTTATTTGTCTTTACAGtatttagatttattatctGATTCTGCAGTCCATGGCTTTGTTGTTGGAGCGTCTAATGTACTTTTTAAACAGAAGAGGCAACTCTTTGATGTATTGGTAGAGGTTAATGAAATGAGAATAGAAACAGCTGATATGAGCCTCAGAAGGCAGTTGACTCTCGGAACAGAAGATCTTAGGTTTGCAGATCATGTAGTGCGTCATGGTTCCACCCAAGGTGACACTTGGATAAGAGATCAATTTGCTAGTTacttgatatatttattaagaacaTCACTACTACCAG AAGGAAGTAGAGAGATTGAAGGTTATAATGCCCAGTTTATGACAGCCTTTAAATTGACACCAGCTTATGAAAAGTGGTTAAAAGATACTAATGATGCAGATGTTGAAGCTTTCATGAATCTTACTCCAATACATCCCTTCTCTGGGCAACTATCTGTAGCTGATATGAAGCTTAAGTTAGCTCA CACGATGTCGACGACGGAGGGCGGACGCAAGGTGTCGGCGGCGGTGGCGAGCACGGGGCGCGCGGTGGCGAGCACGTCGCGCGCGGTGGGCGGCGCGCTGTCGCACGCGCGCGGCGCGCTGACGGGCTGGTGGAGCGCGCTCACTGCGCCCCCT ccttaa